A genomic window from Candidatus Kouleothrix ribensis includes:
- a CDS encoding transposase gives MTICTARRARHFGSIAGGVIHLSDIGRAAHDEWLKSAALRSNVSLDAFVIMPDHLHGIVILHSDDPAATYTARNRFGPLPSGSLQSLINGYKGAVTRWARLHGRSDFAWQPRYWETIIRGPAHLRAVRRYIGNNPLRWAQG, from the coding sequence GTGACGATCTGCACCGCGCGGCGCGCGCGCCACTTCGGCTCGATCGCCGGTGGCGTGATACACCTTTCTGATATTGGCCGGGCCGCGCACGACGAATGGCTAAAATCAGCGGCGCTGCGCTCGAATGTGTCGCTCGACGCCTTTGTGATCATGCCCGATCATCTGCACGGCATCGTCATTTTACACAGCGACGACCCCGCCGCCACGTACACGGCCAGGAACCGCTTCGGCCCATTACCCTCCGGCTCACTCCAGTCGCTGATCAATGGTTACAAGGGCGCGGTAACACGCTGGGCCAGGCTGCATGGCCGCTCTGATTTCGCCTGGCAGCCGCGTTATTGGGAAACGATCATCCGTGGCCCGGCCCACCTACGCGCTGTGCGGCGGTACATTGGCAATAACCCGTTGCGCTGGGCGCAGGGATAG